The Montipora capricornis isolate CH-2021 chromosome 1, ASM3666992v2, whole genome shotgun sequence genome contains a region encoding:
- the LOC138053735 gene encoding uncharacterized protein, translated as MGELDEHCCEENEMELVEETDNVEEEDNVMDEEETFRDFCQWLQTADGGGMDEKMAKQHCSQVRKMLVTIDSERKLSSLFNKNLIRDRFLKDYAEKMYKPDTVKAHLPSLRNFCFFVRTEEPSSVTVNADTIQKIEEKARLWSSSYKKDSNRRHLEKQNEDLEKLVTPEMVSRFERSESARTTISYIGQLSGAHALEVNQSMYTLIRDFTLTEMTIANAHRSGVLANMTIEEFKKVKKTNQGSMLISVKNHKTTLFRVRLN; from the coding sequence ATGGGAGAATTGGATGAACATTGTtgtgaagaaaatgaaatggaactCGTAGAAGAGACAGATAATGTTGAGGAAGAAGAcaatgtgatggatgaagaagaaACGTTCAGGGATTTTTGCCAGTGGCTACAAACAGCAGATGGTGGAGGGATGgatgaaaaaatggcaaaacagCATTGCTCTCAAGTTCGTAAGATGCTTGTCACAATTGACTCGGAGAGAAAGTTGTCCTCTCTCTTTAACAAGAATTTGATTCGGGACAGATTTCTTAAAGATTATGCAGAGAAAATGTACAAGCCAGATACAGTGAAAGCTCACTTGCCAAGTCTTAGGAACTTTTGCTTCTTTGTTAGAACAGAGGAGCCATCAAGCGTAACAGTTAATGCAGACACGAtccaaaaaattgaagaaaaagcacGTCTATGGTCATCCTCCTACAAGAAGGATAGTAACCGCAGACatttagaaaaacaaaatgaagatCTTGAAAAGTTAGTTACGCCTGAAATGGTGTCAAGGTTTGAACGTAGTGAATCTGCGAGAACCACGATTTCCTATATTGGCCAACTGAGTGGAGCGCATGCGCTTGAAGTAAATCAATCTATGTACACTCTGATAAGAGATTTCACTCTGACGGAAATGACAATTGCAAATGCTCATAGGTCTGGAGTGTTAGCTAATATGACCATTGAGGAGTTCAAGAAAGTCAAAAAGACCAATCAAGGAAGCATGTTAATAAGTGTGAAGAACCACAAAACTACGTTATTTCGTGTGCGCCTAAATTAA